A genomic stretch from Suncus etruscus isolate mSunEtr1 chromosome 17, mSunEtr1.pri.cur, whole genome shotgun sequence includes:
- the GHITM gene encoding growth hormone-inducible transmembrane protein has translation MLAARLVCLRTLPSRVFHPTFTQASPVWKNSITKHQWRLTPSRDYATKTRFGTRRGKTGQELKEAAFEPSMEKFFKIDQMGRWFIAGGAAVGLGALCYYGLGMSNEIGALEKAVIWPQYVKDRIHSTYMYLAGSIGLTALSAMAVSRTPVLMSFMLRGSWVAIGATFAAMIGAGMLVRSIPYESSPGAKHLAWLLHSGVMGAVVAPLTILGGPLLLRAAWYTAGVVGGLSTVAMCAPSEKFLNMGAPLGVGLGVVFASSLGSMFLPPTSMAGATLYSVAVYGGLVLFSMFLLYDTQKVIKRAEITPMYGAQKYDPINSMLGIYMDTLNIFMRIASILASGGVSRKK, from the exons ATGCTGGCAGCAAGACTTGTGTGTCTCAGGACACTACCTTCCAGGGTTTTCCATCCAACCTTCACCCAGGCCTCTCCTGTTTGGAAGAATTCCATCACAAAGCATCAATGGCGTTTAACACCCAGCCGG GATTATGCCACAAAGACGAGATTTGGAACCCGGCGTGGAAAAACTGGCCAAGAGCTCAAAGAGGCAGCATTTGAACCATCAATggaaaagttttttaaaa TTGATCAAATGGGAAGATGGTTTATTGCTGGAGGGGCTGCTGTTGGTCTTGGAGCGCTGTGCTACTATGGCTTGGGAATGTCTAATGAGATTGGAGCTCTTGAAAAGGCTGT AATTTGGCCTCAGTATGTGAAGGATAGAATTCATTCTACCTATATGTACTTAGCAGGAAGTATTGGCTTAACAGCTTTGTCTGCTATGGCAGTGAGCAGAACTCCTGTCCTGATGAGCTTCATGTTGAGAGGCTCTTGGGTG GCAATTGGTGCAACATTTGCAGCCATGATTGGAGCTGGAATGCTGGTGCGATCAATACCATATGAAAGCAGCCCAGGCGCAAAGCATCTTGCTTGGTTACTACATTCTG GTGTGATGGGTGCAGTGGTTGCTCCTCTGACCATTTTAGGAGGGCCGCTTCTCCTCAGAGCTGCATGGTACACAGCAGGTGTTGTGGGAGGCCTCTCCACAGTGGCCATGTGTGCACCCAGTGAGAAGTTTCTAAATATGGGAGCTCCTCTAGGAGTGGGCTTGGGTGTCGTCTTTGCATCCTCGCTGG gatCTATGTTTCTTCCACCTACTTCTATGGCTGGTGCCACTTTGTACTCAGTGGCAGTTTATGGTGGTTTAGTTCTTTTCAGCATGTTCCTTCTCTATGATACTCAGAAAGTAATCAAGCGTGCAGAAATAACACCGATGTACGGAGCTCAAAAATATGATCCCATAAATTC gatgctgggaatctacaTGGATACATTGAACATATTTATGCGAATTGCCAGTATTCTAGCAAGTGGTGGAGTCAGCAGAAAGAAGTGA